The Thermus islandicus DSM 21543 DNA window TGGCCTCCAAAAAGGCCCTATGGAGAAGCGCTCCTTTCCCCCTGGACAGGTTCTGGAGCTTGAGCTGGTAGAGCACGGGGCGCTGCGAGCGCCGCCGCGCCCTCGTGGCCTGGAGGGACTCCCGCACGTTCTCCCTTGGTGGACTCGGTGCCCACGCTTCACCTCTGCCCAAGCGGTGGGTGTTGGAGTGGACCCTTACCTGGATAGGGCGGAAGCAGCGCCTTGCCAAGGACTACAGTCAGCCGTCAGGCTACCTTGTGCAAAATCCCCGGGCGAGCAAGGCCTGGGTGTATCTGGGCGTGTTACGCTTATGGGTCAAGCGGCTGGCCAGGGCCGCGTGGCTCGCCGTGGAGGAGTTTTACGACAGCCTCTGAGGGTCTCCCCAGCAAGGACCTTTGGGGCTCAGCCCGCCCAGAGTCGCCCCATCACCTCATAAAGGGATGCTGCCAGAACCCCCTCTCCGATGGGGAAGGCCTCCGCTCCCGGGTAAACCACGAAGGCCCTCTGGGGCCTGAGGTCCTTTAGCGCCTCGAGGAAGCCCCGGGAAGGCCTGGGGTCCAGGCTTCGCTTGACCTCCACAGCCCAGACCCTTCCCCTGGGGAGGAGGAGGACCAGGTCCACCTCAGCCCCCGCCCGGGTACGGTAGAAGAAGGCCTGGGCCCCCTCGGGGAGGACCCGGAGGAGGTTCTCCAGCACAAAGCCCTCGTAGCTCCTCCCCACCACCGGGTGGGACAGGAGGCCCTCGAGGTCCTGGATCCCCAGGAGGGCGTGGACCAGGCCGCTGTCCCTCAGGTAGAGCTTTGGGCTTTTCACCAGGCGCTTGCCCACGTTGGCCTCCAGGGGGGGAAGGCGCCTCACGAGATAGAGGTCCACCAAAAAGTCCAGGTAGCGGTTCACGGTCCTGCCGTCCAACCCTAGATTCCTTGCCAGCTCGGCAGTGTTCAGGAACTCCCCTTGGAGGTGGGCGAGCATGGTGAGGAACCTGCGGAGGACCTCGCCGGGAAGCCGCCCTCCCAGAAGGAGGATCTCCCGCTCCACGTACGACCGTAGAAAGTCCAGGCGCCAGCGGTAGCTCACCCCGTCCCCCGGGGCGAGAAAGCTCTCGGGGAAGCCTCCCCGGAGCCAAAGCCGGTCCTCCGCCTCCCTGCCCACCTCCAGGAGGTCCAAGGGCGCGAGCTCCAGGTAGCTCGCCCGCCCCGCCAGGCTCTCCTCCGCCTGGCGGCTTACTTCGGGGGCGAGGGAACCGAGGAGAAGGTAGAGGCCGGCCCTGCGCCCCCCCCTTCGCGCCCGGTCCACCAGGCTGCGGAGCAGGGGAAAAAGCTCGGGCATGCGGTGGACCTCGTCCAGGACCACTAGGCGGTCTAGGTGGGCCTCTAGATAGAGCTCGGCCGCGGCCAGCTTGGCCCGGTCCCGTTCCGACTCGAGGTCTAGGTACAGGGCCTCCCTCCTCTGAGCCATCTCCAGGGCCAGGGTGGTCTTCCCCACCTGCCGGGGGCCGGTGAGCAGCACCACGGGCACCTGGTCCAAGCGGGCTTCCAGGATGGGTTGGACGCGCCGGGGTATCACCCTTGCTAATATGACATCATCATGCGCAAAAAGCAAGGTTATAGAAAAGAGGGGGTGTGGGGGAGCT harbors:
- a CDS encoding ATP-binding protein, which gives rise to MIPRRVQPILEARLDQVPVVLLTGPRQVGKTTLALEMAQRREALYLDLESERDRAKLAAAELYLEAHLDRLVVLDEVHRMPELFPLLRSLVDRARRGGRRAGLYLLLGSLAPEVSRQAEESLAGRASYLELAPLDLLEVGREAEDRLWLRGGFPESFLAPGDGVSYRWRLDFLRSYVEREILLLGGRLPGEVLRRFLTMLAHLQGEFLNTAELARNLGLDGRTVNRYLDFLVDLYLVRRLPPLEANVGKRLVKSPKLYLRDSGLVHALLGIQDLEGLLSHPVVGRSYEGFVLENLLRVLPEGAQAFFYRTRAGAEVDLVLLLPRGRVWAVEVKRSLDPRPSRGFLEALKDLRPQRAFVVYPGAEAFPIGEGVLAASLYEVMGRLWAG